A stretch of Paenibacillus sp. URB8-2 DNA encodes these proteins:
- a CDS encoding futalosine hydrolase: MTSRLNPGHAEDQVHKEQEQASLGVLIVTAVDAEAEAVRRGLGGAAGFTVIAAGAGPAASAAGTAAALAAGSYGCVVSAGIGGGFPGRAALGSLVVASELIFADLGAETPEGFRSAAELGFGRVGYPADSGRVQRLAAGLAAAGLAVSTGPVLTVSTATGSAETAAALAARVPGAAAEAMEGCGVAAAALARNLPVLEIRAISNPVGPRDRAAWRIGEALEALAAAGPILSEVLK; encoded by the coding sequence ATGACTTCCCGCTTGAACCCCGGCCATGCCGAAGATCAAGTTCATAAGGAGCAGGAACAGGCATCCCTCGGCGTCCTGATCGTCACGGCCGTGGACGCCGAGGCGGAAGCCGTCCGGCGCGGCCTCGGCGGCGCGGCCGGCTTCACCGTCATTGCCGCGGGCGCGGGCCCCGCCGCAAGCGCGGCCGGGACCGCCGCGGCCCTTGCGGCCGGCTCCTACGGCTGCGTCGTCAGCGCCGGGATCGGCGGCGGCTTCCCCGGCAGGGCGGCGCTCGGCTCGCTGGTCGTTGCCAGCGAGCTGATCTTCGCCGACCTCGGGGCCGAGACGCCGGAGGGCTTCCGCAGCGCAGCCGAGCTCGGCTTCGGCCGCGTCGGATACCCGGCTGACTCAGGCCGGGTACAGCGGCTCGCCGCCGGGCTTGCGGCGGCGGGGCTTGCCGTGAGCACGGGACCGGTGCTCACAGTTTCGACGGCGACCGGTTCCGCGGAGACGGCCGCCGCTCTTGCGGCGCGCGTGCCCGGCGCGGCCGCCGAAGCCATGGAAGGCTGCGGGGTCGCCGCAGCCGCCCTGGCGCGGAATCTCCCGGTGCTGGAGATTCGCGCGATCTCGAACCCGGTCGGTCCCCGCGACCGGGCGGCCTGGCGCATCGGCGAGGCGCTGGAAGCGCTCGCCGCCGCCGGGCCCATACTATCGGAGGTGCTGAAATGA
- a CDS encoding 1,4-dihydroxy-6-naphthoate synthase encodes MNIAYSPCPNDTFVFHAWAHGLIPGAPKLNVTYADIDVTNGLAAEGTGPEILKISYAALPWVLDRYALLPCGGALGRGCGTAPADQGGPQDAKSPAALSGRRVAVPSERSTAYLLFRLWAANHVPGGVGEIVVMPFNEIMPAVQAGKIDAGLVIHEARFTYTSYGLHMLVDLGNWWESDTGLPIPLGAIVARRDLLDKDTISGWIRGSLRHAWDNPAASRKYVLGHAQELSPQVAKSHIDLYVNDFTMDLGDSGYAAISSLLGRAAAEGLVPPIDPALLR; translated from the coding sequence CTGAACATTGCTTATTCGCCTTGCCCCAACGATACGTTTGTCTTTCATGCTTGGGCGCATGGCCTTATACCCGGCGCCCCGAAGCTCAATGTCACCTACGCCGACATTGACGTTACGAACGGTCTCGCCGCCGAAGGGACAGGCCCCGAAATCCTCAAAATCTCCTACGCCGCCCTGCCCTGGGTGCTGGACCGGTACGCGCTGCTGCCCTGCGGCGGCGCACTTGGCCGCGGCTGTGGGACCGCTCCTGCTGACCAAGGGGGCCCGCAGGATGCGAAGAGCCCGGCTGCGCTGTCTGGCCGCCGGGTCGCTGTGCCGAGCGAGCGTTCCACCGCCTATCTGCTGTTCCGGTTGTGGGCGGCGAACCATGTCCCCGGAGGCGTCGGCGAAATCGTCGTCATGCCTTTCAACGAAATTATGCCCGCTGTGCAGGCCGGGAAGATTGACGCCGGACTCGTCATCCACGAGGCCCGGTTCACCTATACTTCATATGGGCTGCATATGCTGGTCGACCTCGGGAACTGGTGGGAGAGCGACACGGGACTTCCTATTCCGCTCGGGGCGATTGTCGCCCGCCGTGATCTGCTGGACAAGGACACCATCAGCGGGTGGATTCGCGGCTCGCTCCGGCACGCCTGGGACAACCCTGCGGCTTCGCGGAAATATGTTCTGGGGCACGCCCAAGAGCTGTCGCCGCAGGTGGCCAAATCGCACATCGATCTCTACGTGAACGACTTTACTATGGATCTGGGCGACAGCGGCTATGCCGCCATTTCATCCCTGCTGGGCAGGGCGGCGGCCGAAGGCCTCGTTCCCCCGATAGATCCCGCGCTGCTGCGTTAA
- a CDS encoding class I SAM-dependent methyltransferase: MIPEGNRLSNIVRFTGFQNEYDRYRPEAPKLVTELLTGYLKRRPSLVVDLGCGTGLSTFLWRTAADAVIGIEPGDDMRGKALEKWEALGSPDSISFIPGYSNALGLPPGSAEIVTCSQSFHWMEPSSTLKEAARVLRPGGIFAAYDCDWPPVLEPSIETLYHELIEQSEAIIEHRIPDGERAVKWNKDEHLRRIKESGEFTFAREIVFHNIERCDAERYVGLTLSQGGVQTVLRLGGGELDERIAVYREEVERYFNGRTLETLFGYRMKLGIK, encoded by the coding sequence ATGATTCCCGAAGGAAACCGCCTATCCAATATTGTACGCTTTACGGGCTTTCAGAACGAGTACGACCGTTACCGTCCCGAAGCGCCCAAGCTCGTGACCGAACTGCTTACGGGCTATTTAAAGCGCAGGCCCTCCCTAGTGGTGGATCTCGGCTGCGGCACCGGACTGTCTACCTTTTTATGGCGGACGGCCGCCGATGCCGTCATCGGTATTGAGCCGGGCGATGATATGCGCGGGAAGGCGCTGGAGAAGTGGGAAGCTCTCGGCAGTCCGGACAGCATTTCGTTCATCCCGGGATATTCCAATGCGCTTGGCCTGCCGCCCGGGAGCGCCGAAATCGTGACCTGCTCCCAGTCGTTCCACTGGATGGAGCCTTCAAGCACACTGAAGGAAGCTGCGCGGGTGCTGAGACCGGGCGGGATCTTCGCCGCCTACGACTGCGACTGGCCACCAGTGCTCGAACCGTCGATTGAAACCCTCTACCACGAACTGATCGAACAGTCCGAAGCGATTATCGAGCACCGGATACCGGACGGGGAGCGGGCTGTCAAATGGAACAAGGATGAGCATCTTCGCCGAATTAAGGAAAGCGGGGAGTTTACCTTCGCCCGCGAAATTGTCTTCCATAACATCGAGCGCTGCGACGCAGAGCGGTATGTTGGCCTTACGCTCAGCCAAGGCGGCGTCCAGACCGTGCTCAGGCTCGGCGGAGGCGAGCTCGATGAGAGAATTGCCGTCTACCGGGAAGAGGTAGAGCGTTATTTTAACGGCCGCACATTGGAGACGCTGTTCGGCTACCGCATGAAACTCGGGATCAAGTAA
- a CDS encoding FUSC family protein — MNEGLQERLEKYGFSLYMIRVTLAASLSWMAVHAMYGNEFSYFAPLAAILITQGSVKASLEKGLCRLLGIVLGGSVSLMIGHFFNVGPLSILLILLIGLGVATACRINFQAITQVGVTSVLALTFIQDHYVMFRATETLIGVAFALLFNMIIVPPKGFVNVKGTAFAGTLLLADGLSGLAPGRDEKGQAEALKRAGQLLKESSQKQSELLYTLSHVPCRNDLSVMKQSIAHLQTMHDYVKEIATELRLLPPHYASADWMKQTLTATSDCIAIFGAKALSDTECHSSLPETLRRARELQLASFAELQGSCPLTAIRDLGAVFSHLNRLLDEVERADHAVCSAAPQRARAHASRAVRLVKKGLSHKL; from the coding sequence ATGAACGAGGGGCTGCAGGAGCGCCTTGAAAAATACGGTTTTTCGCTTTATATGATACGGGTTACGCTCGCAGCCTCGCTTTCCTGGATGGCTGTTCACGCCATGTACGGCAACGAGTTTTCGTATTTCGCGCCGCTGGCTGCCATTCTGATTACTCAGGGCAGTGTCAAGGCTTCGCTGGAGAAGGGGCTGTGCCGGCTGCTCGGCATTGTTCTCGGCGGATCGGTCAGTCTGATGATCGGCCACTTTTTCAATGTCGGCCCGCTGTCCATCCTGCTGATTCTGCTGATCGGCCTCGGCGTGGCGACCGCCTGCCGGATCAACTTTCAGGCCATTACACAGGTAGGCGTCACTTCGGTACTGGCGCTGACCTTTATCCAGGATCATTATGTAATGTTTAGAGCCACCGAGACGCTGATTGGCGTGGCCTTCGCTCTGCTCTTCAATATGATTATTGTGCCGCCCAAGGGCTTCGTCAACGTTAAGGGTACAGCCTTCGCCGGCACCCTGCTGCTTGCCGACGGACTGAGCGGGCTCGCGCCGGGACGGGATGAGAAAGGCCAGGCTGAAGCTTTGAAGCGGGCCGGACAGCTGCTTAAGGAGAGCTCGCAGAAGCAAAGCGAGCTGCTCTATACTCTGTCCCATGTTCCCTGCCGGAATGATTTGTCCGTAATGAAGCAGTCGATCGCCCATTTACAAACCATGCATGACTATGTGAAAGAAATTGCAACCGAGCTGCGGCTTCTGCCGCCGCATTACGCCTCCGCCGATTGGATGAAGCAGACGCTGACCGCCACGTCCGACTGCATCGCCATCTTCGGGGCCAAGGCTTTGTCGGATACGGAATGCCACAGCTCGCTTCCTGAAACCCTGCGCCGCGCTCGTGAGCTTCAGCTCGCCAGCTTCGCCGAACTTCAGGGGAGCTGCCCATTGACCGCCATCCGCGATCTCGGCGCCGTCTTCTCGCACCTGAACCGGCTGCTGGATGAAGTGGAGCGAGCCGACCACGCCGTCTGCTCCGCCGCTCCGCAGCGTGCACGGGCTCATGCAAGCCGCGCCGTGCGCTTAGTGAAAAAGGGACTCTCCCACAAGCTTTAA
- a CDS encoding flavin reductase family protein, whose protein sequence is MIFKMNEQTAHDNYKLLIGSVVPRPIAFVTSVGAEGVVNAAPFSYFNIVNNDPPMLMFSCGRHADGTLKDTARNILANQEFVVHITDEDNIEAINHTSISAPAHISELELAGLTAVPGSTVAVPRVQESPVAMECRLAQYVELGKFDVIIGEVLSFYVRDDLIHNGRIDIGKLKPVSRLAGSSYSAVGRIFDLERPVYEG, encoded by the coding sequence ATGATTTTTAAAATGAACGAACAGACGGCCCATGACAATTACAAGCTGCTGATCGGCAGCGTGGTCCCGAGACCCATTGCGTTTGTCACCTCGGTGGGTGCGGAGGGGGTCGTCAACGCGGCTCCATTCAGCTATTTCAACATTGTGAACAATGATCCGCCGATGCTCATGTTCTCCTGCGGACGGCATGCGGACGGCACGCTGAAGGATACGGCGCGCAATATTCTGGCGAATCAGGAGTTTGTCGTCCATATCACGGACGAGGATAACATTGAGGCGATCAATCACACGTCCATCAGTGCGCCTGCGCATATCAGTGAGCTGGAGCTTGCGGGACTGACTGCCGTTCCCGGCAGCACGGTGGCGGTGCCGCGGGTGCAGGAAAGTCCGGTTGCGATGGAATGCCGCCTTGCGCAGTATGTGGAGCTGGGGAAATTTGATGTTATTATCGGCGAGGTGCTGAGCTTCTATGTGCGGGACGACCTTATTCATAACGGCCGGATCGACATCGGCAAGCTGAAGCCGGTCAGCCGCCTGGCCGGATCGTCGTATAGCGCGGTTGGACGGATCTTCGATCTGGAGCGGCCGGTTTACGAGGGGTAA
- a CDS encoding DMT family transporter, producing MTRQKSAVLLLAFLVFVWGINWPLSKIALAYAPPLLFSGIRTVIGGVLLILIALPKVRQLRFKALWPVYLGSAILSIVLYYGTQTIGLQYVPAGLFSAIVFLQPVLLGVFSWMWLGEEMYGQKIVGLALGFLGVACLSAGGLTGSISVRGILLALASALCWALGTVYIKKNADRVDTLWMTAMQITIGGFILLAAGCAAEPWETITWNAAFIAATLFIAVFVIALGWLVYFKLINEGEAGKVGSYTFLIPLVSIGSSVLFLNEEITVNLVIGLILVVISIVLVNVRFRRSPASVVTEIRALEEGNYDF from the coding sequence ATGACACGGCAAAAATCTGCTGTTCTATTATTAGCTTTTCTCGTGTTCGTCTGGGGCATTAACTGGCCTCTATCCAAAATCGCGCTAGCTTACGCGCCGCCGCTGCTGTTCTCCGGTATCCGCACCGTAATCGGCGGTGTGCTGCTGATTCTGATCGCGCTGCCCAAAGTGCGGCAGCTGCGGTTCAAAGCACTGTGGCCGGTCTATCTGGGTTCGGCCATATTAAGTATCGTGCTGTATTACGGCACCCAGACGATTGGCCTGCAGTATGTTCCGGCGGGGCTGTTCTCGGCGATTGTATTTCTTCAGCCGGTGCTGCTAGGAGTTTTTTCGTGGATGTGGCTTGGGGAAGAGATGTACGGGCAAAAAATAGTGGGGCTCGCTCTCGGATTTCTGGGCGTCGCTTGCCTAAGCGCCGGCGGGCTAACGGGCAGCATTTCCGTGCGGGGCATCCTTCTGGCGCTGGCCAGCGCGCTGTGCTGGGCTCTGGGGACGGTATACATCAAGAAGAATGCGGATCGGGTCGATACGCTGTGGATGACAGCCATGCAGATTACGATCGGTGGTTTCATTCTGCTTGCAGCCGGCTGTGCTGCTGAACCGTGGGAGACGATAACCTGGAACGCCGCTTTTATTGCTGCCACCCTGTTCATTGCCGTTTTTGTAATCGCGCTGGGCTGGCTTGTCTATTTTAAGCTGATCAACGAGGGGGAGGCCGGGAAGGTCGGTTCCTATACTTTTCTGATCCCGCTCGTCTCCATCGGTTCGAGCGTCCTCTTTTTAAATGAGGAAATAACGGTTAATCTGGTGATAGGTCTGATTCTGGTCGTCATCAGCATCGTGCTGGTCAATGTCCGGTTCCGGCGCAGCCCGGCGTCTGTAGTGACAGAAATCAGAGCCTTGGAGGAGGGGAACTATGATTTTTAA
- a CDS encoding LysR family transcriptional regulator, protein MNKVQIELFVKIAESGSFTRAGQEMNMTQPAVSRAISTLEAELDVQLLVRDRRGIALTEVGKRILVAFRDILKGFGKVEQEIAAEKGLEKGLISIGAFPAASSYFIPKIIGAINRQYPQLEFRLHEGTIAEVKEWLETGVIDVGILIPPADEFDSFPLFREKLYAVLHAGHPLAEKPVVKVRDFESEAMLICKSGYEPPVVELFQKTGVNLNPKYVINSYHTALNMVREGLASAVMSRLSLLSPPDGVAIRELEPAAYRDIHLAVNSAESCSIAVRLFIDTALKLFAGTETEGLNRDGHRPY, encoded by the coding sequence ATGAATAAAGTACAAATTGAGCTGTTCGTCAAAATTGCCGAAAGCGGCAGCTTCACGCGGGCCGGACAGGAGATGAACATGACCCAGCCCGCGGTCAGCCGGGCGATTTCTACACTTGAAGCCGAGCTGGATGTGCAGCTGCTGGTGCGGGACCGGCGCGGTATTGCGCTGACGGAGGTGGGCAAGCGGATTCTTGTCGCCTTTCGCGACATTCTCAAAGGTTTCGGCAAGGTGGAACAGGAAATCGCAGCGGAAAAAGGGCTCGAAAAGGGCCTGATTTCCATCGGCGCTTTTCCCGCAGCCTCGTCCTATTTCATTCCGAAGATTATCGGCGCCATTAACCGGCAGTATCCCCAGCTTGAATTCCGTCTCCATGAGGGAACGATCGCCGAAGTGAAGGAATGGCTGGAGACAGGAGTGATCGATGTCGGCATTTTGATTCCGCCCGCTGACGAATTCGACTCTTTTCCTCTGTTCCGAGAGAAGCTGTACGCGGTTCTGCACGCCGGGCATCCTCTCGCGGAGAAGCCTGTCGTTAAGGTGCGGGATTTCGAGAGCGAGGCGATGCTGATCTGCAAATCGGGCTACGAGCCTCCCGTCGTCGAGTTGTTCCAGAAAACGGGGGTGAACCTAAACCCGAAATACGTGATCAACAGCTATCACACCGCCCTGAATATGGTGCGGGAGGGACTGGCCTCCGCCGTTATGTCCCGCCTGTCCCTGCTGTCCCCGCCGGACGGCGTAGCCATCCGGGAGCTTGAGCCTGCGGCATACCGGGACATCCACCTTGCGGTGAACTCAGCCGAAAGCTGTTCCATTGCGGTCAGGCTCTTTATCGACACGGCGCTGAAGCTGTTTGCCGGGACGGAAACGGAAGGCTTAAACCGGGACGGGCATAGACCGTATTGA
- a CDS encoding aldo/keto reductase, producing MKYERLGASGLQVSQLGLGTNAFGKRANQAASTAVLHTALDNGINFIDTANIYAGTESERIIGEALAGRRHEAVLATKAGLVRSPGPGGSGSSRFHLIRELEESLRRLKTDYVDLYQIHTFDPHTPLEETLRTLDDMVSSGKVRYIGASNYAAWELVKALGISERMGYERYVSLQCSYSLADRTPERELVPACLDQGVGIIPYFPLAGGILTGKYGAGKEAPTGSRADTDPNFARFLTDERITLGRETAALAAELETTPAALSLAWLISRPSVSTVIVGATRAEQLKESLKSVSLALSAETLEKLDTISRPFIHGEPFAVYRLPE from the coding sequence ATGAAATATGAACGTCTCGGAGCAAGCGGGCTTCAAGTATCGCAGCTGGGGCTCGGCACCAACGCCTTCGGCAAGCGGGCGAATCAGGCCGCTTCCACGGCGGTGCTGCATACGGCCCTGGACAACGGGATTAACTTCATCGACACCGCCAATATATACGCCGGAACGGAGTCGGAGCGGATCATTGGAGAAGCGCTCGCGGGCAGGAGGCATGAAGCCGTACTCGCTACAAAGGCCGGTCTGGTGAGAAGCCCCGGACCCGGGGGCAGCGGTTCGTCCAGATTTCATCTCATACGGGAGCTGGAGGAAAGCCTCCGGCGTCTGAAGACGGATTATGTGGATCTGTACCAGATTCACACCTTCGATCCCCATACGCCGCTGGAGGAAACGCTACGCACGCTGGATGACATGGTATCCTCCGGCAAGGTGCGCTACATCGGCGCCTCGAATTATGCCGCATGGGAGCTGGTAAAGGCGCTCGGCATCAGCGAACGGATGGGCTATGAGCGCTATGTATCGCTCCAGTGCAGCTATTCGCTGGCCGACCGCACGCCGGAACGGGAACTGGTTCCGGCCTGCCTGGACCAGGGCGTCGGCATTATCCCGTACTTCCCGCTGGCCGGCGGCATCCTGACCGGCAAATACGGCGCGGGAAAAGAAGCCCCTACAGGCTCCAGAGCGGACACCGATCCGAACTTCGCCCGGTTCCTGACCGATGAACGGATCACTCTGGGGCGGGAGACGGCCGCGCTCGCGGCGGAGCTGGAGACAACGCCCGCCGCTCTGTCCCTGGCCTGGCTCATAAGCCGTCCGTCTGTGTCCACCGTTATCGTCGGCGCCACCCGGGCGGAGCAGTTGAAAGAGAGCCTGAAGAGCGTTTCCCTTGCTCTGAGCGCCGAGACGCTGGAGAAGCTTGACACCATAAGCCGCCCTTTCATCCACGGCGAGCCTTTTGCCGTGTACCGTCTGCCGGAGTGA
- a CDS encoding S8 family serine peptidase yields the protein MRTKVAAVVGSMLIATSLLAGSGYAKQANQANQAPQKQKYVIAFQFSLPVDYETIVTKAGGTVLRAIPELGGLEAESERPDFLSNLNGISGIQAANPELEYKLDEDTAAADGQPVTDIPQDADTYWSYQWDIQRITNNGASYNLETGGTTNPDGTVTHKAVVGVIDTGIDADHPDLKANFLGGVNFVPAGVDASETGDPSDIRDREGHGTHVAGSIAASGKVKGVGPGLGIRSYRVFAAEGGAPTSWIAAAIVQAAKDKVDVINMSIGGYDGIARYTYNGIKYNDVADFLLWKRALQYAVGRNVTVVAAAGNESLDLNDSKAVVNYINQTYGYLGLTFKSAVREVPGTLPGVINVSSSNQWSSDKIAFYSNYGSAIDVAAPGGDNGPVYDASRNLDERDFHYRTLSTWPTYLEPYFTSNLRGYALLHGTSMAAPKVAGIAGVIKAAHPEYTPAQVQALIKQTANDLGKPGQDPLFGSGEANIFNALSR from the coding sequence TTGAGAACAAAGGTCGCTGCTGTCGTAGGTTCAATGCTGATTGCCACCAGCCTGTTAGCGGGGTCCGGGTATGCCAAGCAGGCCAACCAGGCCAACCAGGCGCCTCAGAAACAAAAGTATGTGATTGCGTTTCAATTTTCACTTCCGGTAGACTATGAAACAATAGTGACGAAAGCGGGCGGTACAGTGCTTCGGGCCATCCCGGAATTAGGCGGACTCGAAGCTGAATCCGAAAGACCGGACTTTCTTTCAAATCTGAACGGGATTTCCGGCATTCAAGCGGCCAACCCCGAATTGGAGTACAAGCTGGATGAAGATACCGCAGCCGCCGACGGCCAGCCGGTGACCGATATTCCGCAGGACGCCGATACGTATTGGTCCTATCAATGGGACATCCAGCGGATTACGAATAACGGCGCCTCCTACAATCTGGAAACAGGCGGCACGACGAACCCCGACGGAACAGTCACGCACAAGGCGGTTGTAGGCGTCATCGATACGGGAATCGACGCCGACCACCCGGACCTGAAGGCGAATTTCCTCGGTGGCGTGAACTTTGTCCCGGCAGGTGTCGACGCCAGTGAAACAGGCGATCCGAGCGACATCAGGGACCGCGAAGGCCACGGCACGCATGTTGCCGGCTCCATAGCGGCCAGCGGCAAGGTCAAGGGTGTAGGTCCAGGCCTTGGCATCCGGTCGTACCGTGTATTTGCGGCCGAGGGCGGCGCGCCGACCTCATGGATTGCCGCGGCCATCGTCCAGGCAGCCAAGGACAAGGTCGACGTCATCAATATGTCGATCGGAGGCTACGACGGCATTGCCAGATACACCTATAACGGTATCAAGTACAACGACGTGGCGGATTTCCTTCTCTGGAAGCGCGCGCTGCAGTATGCCGTAGGCCGCAACGTTACGGTCGTCGCGGCCGCAGGCAACGAGTCGCTGGATTTGAACGACTCGAAAGCTGTGGTCAACTATATAAACCAGACGTACGGCTACCTCGGCCTGACCTTCAAAAGCGCCGTTAGAGAAGTGCCGGGCACGCTCCCGGGCGTCATCAACGTCTCTTCGTCGAATCAGTGGTCTTCGGACAAGATCGCGTTCTATTCCAACTACGGCAGCGCGATCGACGTCGCCGCTCCCGGCGGGGACAACGGGCCGGTCTATGATGCAAGCCGAAATCTCGACGAGCGGGATTTCCATTACCGCACGCTCAGCACATGGCCGACCTACCTGGAGCCATACTTCACATCGAACTTGAGGGGCTATGCGCTCCTGCACGGCACTTCGATGGCGGCTCCGAAGGTTGCTGGCATTGCGGGCGTCATCAAGGCTGCGCATCCGGAATATACGCCGGCTCAGGTGCAAGCGCTCATCAAGCAGACGGCCAACGATCTGGGTAAGCCGGGGCAAGATCCCCTGTTCGGCTCGGGCGAAGCCAATATCTTCAATGCCTTAAGCCGGTAA
- a CDS encoding GNAT family N-acetyltransferase, with protein sequence MIHKDQAWRLRHEVMWPEKDLDYVKLKDDDEGTHFGLFEGEALISAVSLFVHGSEAQFRKFATLTSHQNQGYGSRLLFHILGEAEQAGVKRIYCNARSGKVSFYEKFGLTPTASTFTKGGKDYIVMERFFG encoded by the coding sequence ATGATTCATAAAGACCAGGCATGGCGGCTGCGTCATGAAGTCATGTGGCCGGAAAAGGATCTCGATTATGTAAAGCTTAAAGATGATGATGAGGGGACTCACTTCGGGCTTTTTGAAGGGGAAGCGCTGATTTCAGCCGTCTCTCTTTTTGTACATGGATCGGAAGCGCAGTTCCGCAAGTTTGCGACATTAACCTCGCATCAAAATCAGGGGTACGGGAGCCGATTACTGTTCCATATCCTCGGGGAAGCAGAGCAGGCCGGCGTGAAACGGATTTACTGCAATGCCAGGAGCGGAAAAGTTTCGTTCTATGAAAAGTTTGGATTAACCCCAACAGCAAGCACGTTTACTAAAGGCGGCAAAGATTATATAGTGATGGAACGGTTCTTCGGGTGA
- the hcp gene encoding hydroxylamine reductase yields the protein MSSMFCFQCQEAAKGTGCTIQGVCGKTSDVANLQDLLLYTVKGISIYAVKGRELGVTDIASEHFIIKSLFATITNANFDRDGFIARVREGIVIRDGWKKRLAGSLADVSLGGHDAAQWTPGTDEELEAKAAAVGVLATENEDVRSLRELLTYGLKGMAAYLEHAAVLGYHEAGAQAFLERGLAATLNDELTADELVGLVMECGKYGVDVMALLDRANTETYGSPEITKVNIGVGDRPGILISGHDLKDMEELLKQTEGTGIDVYTHSEMLPAHYYPAFKKYSHFVGNYGNAWWKQNEEFDSFNGPILMTTNCVVPPKDSYKDRLYTTGNTGYPGIKHIGEGKDGAPKDFSTIIEQAKTCAAPVEIESGEIVGGFAHAAVMGVADKVVDAVKTGAIKRFFVMAGCDGRMKSRNYYTDFAEALPSDTVILTAGCAKYKYNKLDLGDIGGIPRVLDAGQCNDSYSLAVIALKLKEVFGLEDINDLPISYNIAWYEQKAVIVLLALLYLGVKNIHLGPTLPAFLSPNVAKVLVETFGIGGITTVNEDMERFLSAV from the coding sequence ATGAGCAGTATGTTTTGTTTTCAGTGCCAAGAGGCGGCTAAAGGAACGGGGTGCACGATTCAGGGGGTCTGCGGCAAGACGAGCGATGTCGCCAATCTGCAGGATCTTCTGCTGTACACGGTGAAGGGCATCTCCATTTATGCGGTAAAGGGCCGGGAACTCGGCGTGACTGACATTGCTTCAGAGCATTTCATCATCAAGAGCCTGTTCGCAACGATCACCAACGCCAACTTCGACCGCGACGGATTTATTGCGAGAGTCAGAGAAGGGATCGTCATTCGTGATGGCTGGAAAAAACGGCTGGCCGGCTCGCTTGCAGATGTGTCGCTCGGAGGCCATGACGCCGCGCAATGGACGCCAGGCACAGACGAAGAACTGGAAGCCAAAGCGGCGGCTGTCGGCGTGCTTGCAACCGAGAACGAGGACGTCCGCTCCCTGCGCGAGCTGCTCACCTACGGTCTGAAGGGCATGGCCGCTTATTTGGAGCATGCCGCAGTGCTCGGCTACCATGAAGCCGGCGCGCAGGCTTTCCTTGAGCGCGGACTTGCCGCCACGCTGAACGATGAGCTGACCGCGGATGAGCTGGTCGGTCTCGTTATGGAATGCGGCAAGTACGGTGTTGACGTTATGGCGCTGCTGGACCGTGCCAATACGGAGACGTACGGCAGCCCGGAAATTACGAAGGTGAACATCGGCGTCGGCGACCGCCCGGGCATTCTCATCAGCGGCCACGACCTGAAGGACATGGAAGAGCTGCTCAAGCAGACGGAGGGAACGGGCATCGACGTGTACACGCACAGCGAAATGCTGCCAGCCCACTACTACCCGGCTTTCAAAAAATACAGCCATTTTGTCGGCAACTATGGCAACGCATGGTGGAAACAAAATGAGGAATTCGATAGCTTCAACGGTCCGATTCTGATGACGACCAACTGCGTGGTGCCGCCGAAGGACAGCTATAAGGACCGTCTGTACACGACAGGCAACACGGGCTATCCCGGCATCAAGCATATCGGGGAAGGTAAAGACGGCGCTCCGAAAGACTTCTCCACCATCATCGAGCAGGCTAAGACCTGCGCGGCTCCGGTCGAAATCGAGAGCGGCGAAATTGTCGGCGGCTTTGCCCATGCGGCCGTGATGGGAGTGGCCGACAAGGTGGTCGACGCGGTAAAGACCGGTGCGATCAAGCGCTTCTTCGTCATGGCAGGCTGCGACGGACGGATGAAGAGCCGGAACTATTATACCGATTTTGCCGAGGCGCTGCCTAGCGATACGGTGATCCTGACTGCTGGCTGTGCCAAATACAAGTACAACAAGCTTGACCTTGGCGACATTGGTGGCATTCCGCGCGTACTCGATGCGGGCCAGTGCAACGACTCTTATTCACTCGCCGTGATCGCGCTGAAGCTTAAGGAAGTATTCGGCTTGGAGGACATCAATGACCTGCCGATTTCCTACAACATTGCCTGGTATGAGCAAAAAGCGGTAATCGTGCTGCTGGCGCTGCTGTACCTGGGCGTCAAAAACATTCACCTCGGCCCAACGCTGCCGGCCTTCCTGTCCCCGAATGTGGCGAAGGTTCTGGTCGAGACGTTCGGCATCGGCGGAATCACGACCGTGAATGAAGACATGGAACGTTTCCTGTCCGCGGTGTAA